In the genome of Streptomyces sp. Tu 3180, the window GGACATGCGCCGCGCCCCCGTCCCGCTCGCGGCCCGGGTCGCCGAGATCGAGAAGGAACGCGACCACGAGGTGCTGTCCTTCCTCGCCGCGTACTGCGAGCACATCCCCGAGTCCTCCGCGCGCTGGGTCCACCTCGGCATGACCAGCTACGACCTGGTCGACACCGCCCTCGGGCACACCCTGGCCCGCGCCACCGACCTGCTGCTGGGCGCCGGGCGGCGGCTGCGGCGGGTCCTGGCCGGCACGGCGCTCGCGCACTGGGACACGGTGATGGTGGGCCGCACCCACGGCGTCCACGCCGAGCCCACCACGTTCGGCCACAAGCTCGGCGGTTACGCCTTCGCCGTCGACCGCTCCCTGACCCGGCTGACCGCCGCCCGCCAGGCCGTCGCCGTGGGCACGGTCTCCGGATCCGTCGGCACCTACGCGCTGATCGACCCGTCCGTCGAGGCCCACGTGTGCGAGGCGCTGGGCCTGGGCGTCGAGCCGGTGCCCAGCCAGGTCGTCGCCCGCGACCGGCACGCCCAGCTGCTCCAGGCGGTGGCGGCCCTGGGCGCGTGCATCGAGCAGATCGCCCTGGAACTGCGGCTGCTGCAGCGCACCGAGGTCCGCGAGGTCGAGGAGCACCGCACCAGCGCCTACCAGGGCTCCAGCGCCATGCCCCACAAACGCAACCCCACCACCAGCGAACGGCTGTGCGGCCTGGCCCGGCTGCTGCGCGGCTACGCCACCACCGCCCTGGAGAACGTGGCGCTGTGGCACGAGAGGGACCTCGCCCACCAGTCGGTGGAGCGGGTCATCCTGCCCGACAGCCTGTCCGTGGGCCACTTCCAGGCCACGAAGGCGGCCGAGCTGGTGGAGACGCTCACCGTCCACCCGCAGCGGATGCGGGCCCACATCGACGCCACCGACGGCCTGATCTACAGCTCCTCGGTCCTGGCCGAGCTCCTGGGCGAGGGCACCGAACGCGAACGGGCCTACCGCTCGGTGCAGGCCGCGGCGAACCGCACCGTCGCCACCGGCGAGCACTTCGCCGCCACCCTCGCCCGGGAGGGCATCGACCTGCCCGCGCTCGGACCCGAGCGCTTCCTCACCCACCACGACGTGATACGCGGCCGATTGGAGAAGCTTCGTGAACTGGACGACTGAGCGGGTGGAGGGCGCCGCCCTGGACCTGGACGAGGTGCTCGAGGTGTACCGCTCCTCGGGCCTGGGGGAGCGGCGCCCGGCCGACGACCGGGAGAGGATGGCGGCGATGGTGCGCAACGCCAACCTCGTCCTGGTCGCCCGGGACGCCGCCGGCACCCTCATCGGCATCGCCCGCAGCGTGTCCGACTTCTCCTACGTCACCTACCTGTCCGACATCGCGGTCTCGGGCACCCACCAGCGCTCCGGCGTCGGCCGCGCCCTGATCGACGCCACCCGCAAGGAGGCCCCGACGGCGAAGATCGTGCTGCTGTCGGCGCCCGCCGCGACGGAGTACTACCCGCACATCGGATTCGCCCCGCACCACTCGGCGTGGGTGCTGAACCCGTGAGCGGTGTCCCGGGCGGCACCGCCGGCTCAACGCGGTCGAGCCTCGCGCTTCAGCGGGACTCGACCGCCGGCCCGTAGGGTCGCGGACAGGGGGTGCGGCCCGGTGACCGCCTGCGCGCGGGCGGGCCGCGTCCGGCTGCCGTGCGCGGCAGCGCGCACGGGCCGTGCAGGACCCTTGGGGGAAGGCATGAGTCAGACGATGACGGCACAGGCGCCGCCAAAGCTCCAGACACCCGCCCCGCGGCCGGCCCAGGGCCCGCCCGCGGCCGCGCCGGCCGCGCCGGCCGCGGCATGGCGCGTCCTGGTGGTGGACCCCGACACCGGCGACCCGCTGGTGACCCAGCTGCGCCGCCACGGCCACCGGCCCGTCGGCGTCACCCACGGCGGCGCGGCCCTCCAGGCGCACACGGACGCGGACCTGGTGCTGCTCACGCTGGAACTGCCCGACCTGGACGGGCTGGAGGTGTGCCGGGCCATCCGGTCCGTCAGCCGCGTCCCCGTCATCATCGTCACCGCCCGCCAGTCCGAACTGGACTGCGTCCTGGGCCTGCAGGCCGGCGCCGACGACTACGTCACCAAGCCCTACGGGCTGCGCGAGCTGATGGCCCGCATCGAGGCCGTGATGCGCCGCGCCCAGTGGCAGCCGGCCGCCGTGCAGGAGATCCGGCACGGCTCGCTGCGGATCGACGTCAACTCCCGCCGGGTCACCGTGGACGAGGCCGAAGTCACCCTGACCCGCAAGGAGTTCGACCTGCTGTGCCTGCTGGCCTCGCACCCCGGCACGGTCATTCCGCGCAAGCAGCTGCTCAAGCAGGTCTGGGGCGACACCTGGTCCCGCCGCACCGTCGACACCCACGTCAGCAGCCTGCGCGGCAAGCTCGGCGACAGCGGCTGGATCGTGACGGTCCGCGGAGTGGGCTTCCAGCTCGGCCACCGCTGAGGCACGCCCGGGCCGCCCGGGGCGGGGCGGCGGGGGAGGGGAGCGGTCTCAGCGCGCCGGCCCCGGCCGGTCCGCGCCGGTGCCCAGCTCGTCGGCGAACGCCTGGCACATCTGCGAGTAACCGCGCATCAGCTCCGCCAGCTGGTCGGCGCAGTGCGGCGGCAGATGGGCGATGATGCGTCCCCGGTCGCGGGCGAGCAGCGCACACGCGTCCAGCATCCGCAGCATGCTGCGGCCCACCTCGTTCAGCCGCAGCGACGGGTCCCGCCGCAGCGCCTCGAAGAGGATGACCAGCTCCTCGGCCGACCGCGTCTCCTCCCGGTCCCGGCCGCCCGCCTCGCGCCCCTCGCGCGCGCCGCGCCCGGCCGCCAGACCGCGCTGCCGCGGCGGCACCGGGTCCTCGCCCCGCAGCAGCCGGTCACGGACGTCGGCGACGGTCGCCGGGGAGATCCCCGCGCGCCGCGCGATCGTCCGCAGCGACGCCTTGGGGTCGGCCCGCAGCAGCTCCCCGGCCAGCTCCCGCCCCTGCACGGTGCTCAGCGGCCGGGCCCGGCCGTCGAGCCCGACCCGCCGCTCGCACCGCGGCAGCCCCTGCGCCCGCGCCCGCAGCTCGGACACCTTCTTCGCGGACAGCCCCGCCACCACGGCGATGGCACGGTCGGACCACTGGGGCCGCGCGGCGACGATGCGCTCCGCGGCGGCGACCCGCTCGCTCTGGGACAGCGGCCGGCCCTGGGTCACGTTCATCGCCACCGCCAGCAGGGCCGCGTCCTGCCGGGACCCGTCGAAGAAACGGGCCGCGATGTGCGTACGGCCCCGCAGCCGCGCGGCCCGCAGCCGGTGCAGCCCGTCGATGACGGACAGGGTGGGGCGGTGCACGACGATCGGCGGCAGCTCGCCCTCCAGGTTCGCCAGGGCCAGCGCCCACTCGCCGTCCACCCCGCCCGAACGCGGGGTGAACGAGGCCGTCAGGTCGGCCAGCCGCACCCGCTCCACGGGCGCCTCGCCCAGCGCGTCCTTCAAAAAGAGCAGCCGCTCCGAGCTGCTGTCGGGGTGCACACGCACGGTCTGACGGGCCATCACCGCGACTCCTCGTGGACACAACGGGCCGACGGGCCGGAAGAGGCCCGGCACGGACCCTGGCAACGCCCGCTGACACGCGGCTGACACGCCCCTGACACCGCCTTGCCCGGCCCGCCCGCACCCGCCCCCGCGGCCGCGGGAAAACCGCGCACGGGCACGCAGGCCCAGCTCACCGCGGGCCCGGCGGCCCGTGCCGGGCACGGCGATCCGTGAGCGGGACGCGAGCGGCGCACGAGCGATCCCCGCTGGACTTTTGTGCGCTGCTCACCGCGCGGTCGCCCGCGCCGTCCGGGCGGCACCCCGGCACGGCCGGCGGGCGGCCCACGCCGCGCGCCCGCGCGGACAGGCGAATCGAGCGAGGGGAGCACCGTGGCGACGACCATCGAGAAGGCGGCGGGCACAGCAGGGCGGGAGGCAGGCGGGCCCCGCATACGGCTCATGCTGCTCCCGCTGATGATCGCGATGCTGCTGTCCCAGCTGGACAACATGATCGTGGGCACCGCGATGCCCACCGTCGTCGGCGACCTGGGCGGCATGGAGCACCTGTCGTGGGTGGTCACCGCCTACACCCTGGCCACCGCCGCCGCCACCCCCATCTGGGGCAAGCTCGGCGACCTGCACGGCCGCAAGGGACTCTTCCTCACCGCCGTGGTGATCTTCCTGGCCGGCTCGGCGCTCAGCGGCATGGCCCAGGACATGGGCCAGCTGATCGGCTTCAGGGTGGTCCAGGGGCTGGGCGCCGGCGGCCTGATGGCCGGCGTCATGGCGATCGTGGGGGAGCTGGTGCCGCCGCGCGAACAGGGCCGCTACCAGGGCATGCTCGCCGCCGTGCTGGCCCTGTCGATGATCGGCGGGCCGCTGGTGGGCGGCACGATCACCGACCACCTCGGCTGGCGCTGGACGTTCTACATCAACCTGCCGATCGGCGCGGTCGTCCTCGTCATGGCGGCGATGGTGCTGCGCCTTCCGGCCCGCCGGTCCGGCGCCCGCATCGACTACCCGGGGGCGGCCCTGCTCATGGCGGGCATCACCGCGGTCGTCCTGGTCGCCACCTGGGGCGGCACCGAGTACGCGTGGGGCTCGGACGTCATCGTCTGGCTGTGCGTCGCCGCGGTGGCCTGCCTGGGCGCGTTCGTCTTCTGGCAGACACGGGCC includes:
- the purB gene encoding adenylosuccinate lyase, with translation MIPRYTLPEMADLFADQSRYATWVKVEILATEAQVRLGRAPAQALADMRRAPVPLAARVAEIEKERDHEVLSFLAAYCEHIPESSARWVHLGMTSYDLVDTALGHTLARATDLLLGAGRRLRRVLAGTALAHWDTVMVGRTHGVHAEPTTFGHKLGGYAFAVDRSLTRLTAARQAVAVGTVSGSVGTYALIDPSVEAHVCEALGLGVEPVPSQVVARDRHAQLLQAVAALGACIEQIALELRLLQRTEVREVEEHRTSAYQGSSAMPHKRNPTTSERLCGLARLLRGYATTALENVALWHERDLAHQSVERVILPDSLSVGHFQATKAAELVETLTVHPQRMRAHIDATDGLIYSSSVLAELLGEGTERERAYRSVQAAANRTVATGEHFAATLAREGIDLPALGPERFLTHHDVIRGRLEKLRELDD
- a CDS encoding GNAT family N-acetyltransferase is translated as MNWTTERVEGAALDLDEVLEVYRSSGLGERRPADDRERMAAMVRNANLVLVARDAAGTLIGIARSVSDFSYVTYLSDIAVSGTHQRSGVGRALIDATRKEAPTAKIVLLSAPAATEYYPHIGFAPHHSAWVLNP
- a CDS encoding response regulator transcription factor produces the protein MSQTMTAQAPPKLQTPAPRPAQGPPAAAPAAPAAAWRVLVVDPDTGDPLVTQLRRHGHRPVGVTHGGAALQAHTDADLVLLTLELPDLDGLEVCRAIRSVSRVPVIIVTARQSELDCVLGLQAGADDYVTKPYGLRELMARIEAVMRRAQWQPAAVQEIRHGSLRIDVNSRRVTVDEAEVTLTRKEFDLLCLLASHPGTVIPRKQLLKQVWGDTWSRRTVDTHVSSLRGKLGDSGWIVTVRGVGFQLGHR
- a CDS encoding ParB N-terminal domain-containing protein, encoding MARQTVRVHPDSSSERLLFLKDALGEAPVERVRLADLTASFTPRSGGVDGEWALALANLEGELPPIVVHRPTLSVIDGLHRLRAARLRGRTHIAARFFDGSRQDAALLAVAMNVTQGRPLSQSERVAAAERIVAARPQWSDRAIAVVAGLSAKKVSELRARAQGLPRCERRVGLDGRARPLSTVQGRELAGELLRADPKASLRTIARRAGISPATVADVRDRLLRGEDPVPPRQRGLAAGRGAREGREAGGRDREETRSAEELVILFEALRRDPSLRLNEVGRSMLRMLDACALLARDRGRIIAHLPPHCADQLAELMRGYSQMCQAFADELGTGADRPGPAR
- a CDS encoding MDR family MFS transporter, yielding MATTIEKAAGTAGREAGGPRIRLMLLPLMIAMLLSQLDNMIVGTAMPTVVGDLGGMEHLSWVVTAYTLATAAATPIWGKLGDLHGRKGLFLTAVVIFLAGSALSGMAQDMGQLIGFRVVQGLGAGGLMAGVMAIVGELVPPREQGRYQGMLAAVLALSMIGGPLVGGTITDHLGWRWTFYINLPIGAVVLVMAAMVLRLPARRSGARIDYPGAALLMAGITAVVLVATWGGTEYAWGSDVIVWLCVAAVACLGAFVFWQTRAAEPVLPLHIFRNRNFALMSVTGFVMGFVMFGAVLFLPLYQQTVQGASATNSGLLLLPMMSAMIVTAMVAGRITSGTGRYKAFPVAGGALMLTGMLLLSTMDTATSRTEAAAYMAVLGAGLGCLLQVVMLVSQNSVDIRDIGVASAAVTLFRMLGSSFGVAVMGALFNRRVLEATAEHAPGGPPLADAQLDAAGLARLEPAVQEAYRHATAAGTHSAFLVGSLAGALALLAGLLVREVALRTATAPTPDA